The genomic window CCCCTACAAAGATAAACTTAGCATCGCCGCGCTTTTTCAATACGAGCGGAACCGCGTCGACAAGCAGGTCGGGGCCTTTCTGATATCGCATCCTGCCGACAAAAAGGATGACAGGAGCCAGGGGATGTATGCCGTATCTCTCCTTCACACTCCCCGGGTCGAGGTCCTTCTTCATCTTTCCGGGAAAGATGCCGTTCGGGATAAGATTGATCTTTTCTGACGGAATGCTATAGAGGAACTGGATCTCCTCTTTTAGCACAGGTGATGTTGCGATCACCTTTTTTGATTCGTATCCTCCCAGCCATTCTCTATGGGATATCTCTCTGGCATCGGGCCATGAGCCGAACTTGTTGCCGTTCCTGCCCCACTCTGTCGAATGGTATGTCAGGATATAGTCTCTGCCATCTTCATGCTTTAACCGGTTCAGGGCGGTCACCGGGTGCCAGTCATGTCCGTGCAGGATGTCGAATTTCCCGAACATGTCCTCCACTGAATGAAACCTTTCGACGAATTTGTCGCACATGGTGTTCATCTGGTTCACTATGTTGCCAAACTGGTCATATTTTACTCGCTGATACCTTACGCCGTTTACATTATCGTACGGCTTGTAGTCCCCTGCCCTTGTAAATACGTGCACTTCATGGCCTTTTGACGCTAAGG from Methanooceanicella nereidis includes these protein-coding regions:
- a CDS encoding glycosyltransferase family 4 protein; the encoded protein is METLRIAMFSWESLHAVKVGGLAPHVSELSEALASKGHEVHVFTRAGDYKPYDNVNGVRYQRVKYDQFGNIVNQMNTMCDKFVERFHSVEDMFGKFDILHGHDWHPVTALNRLKHEDGRDYILTYHSTEWGRNGNKFGSWPDAREISHREWLGGYESKKVIATSPVLKEEIQFLYSIPSEKINLIPNGIFPGKMKKDLDPGSVKERYGIHPLAPVILFVGRMRYQKGPDLLVDAVPLVLKKRGDAKFIFVGEGDMRGACERKAKKMGVSDACIFTGYLPDDHLIDIFNACDMLVVPSRNEPFGIVVLEAWDIGKPVIGTDAVQIIDNFVNGIKARMYPESIAWCITNVINKPGALKWMGGQGKKLIDAIYNWDYIADETIGLYKKIQSQ